From a single Drosophila sulfurigaster albostrigata strain 15112-1811.04 chromosome 3, ASM2355843v2, whole genome shotgun sequence genomic region:
- the LOC133842761 gene encoding uncharacterized protein LOC133842761 isoform X1, translated as MPNNRNRNRNRNRNKRNKNQNANQTKQQEEQQEEEIEQPATTTSSSSSLAPADDHQHNDNNVNSGSISNGSSTVSSNDVADHNNSSSNNNAQQVTRAAPVNQPEEDQPKDLAKETQQQQQQQQPVSQQLIDEKAESKAEQAIVVAAAEQPKELNQQIENNSEEQLKELPREEVQKQPEEAAHEQQEQQLKEATQEQPERQSKEVAEEQPEQQSEEVAQEQPIAVIIEKQAIAANQLNNQLNNQAEHQLQQQLNQQAIEQKESCQLNQLSNQQPVEQLPQQPVEHIVPVILEKECNPFEVQSAAAEQQLQQPTVHIVPVFVEKTESYTSQSAEQTVEQSKEQPKEELKQQPVVHFIPVTIEQEVITTSSNMGAKHSKQQREQQQQQKQLPELQQQQKELPQEQQQQQQQTPKAPGSPRQAKVIVHRIVREEVDEVDGTQQQQQQQQQQQQQQQQQQQQQQQQQQQQPQLQQQQPLEFQHQHEQLPQQQPPLAPSQQSPTRQQPAPATLPQQRSTKVIIHQIRVETDEEERARKGKPTIEEISSTTATSAAGTAATTMHSNSNGSIPSSGTLSPPPRYLVESPSPKTPSQVAQFGRFARDVQIQELELNSDCSSGEFNFYGMQSPVVCEVDSEVEAEPLTPQLQPQPQTPTTAVATFSPDVPSNSRAEQQEQLRQRRVQKRVALESHFLPQLLSPRYLDSILEENSETTASGHELALSRSSSNDQNHTRAAAKANESFPRSQLDFSRRHRRREEPVALMLETKLLDQPSDLESCTRLQSTLSPQSEDAELVYLSSSASSSVSDLMELELEQAAALAERALIDLDTDASKLINRPNDPDRFSPATTASTTEPISSANETETEGECEVETEVDTETETNVQSSRESTPVNAHRGNEERTLSPSPGSSLSSLLSAATTPTPAEAPTATPTRERATTAAAAATSTTSAESNEFGLNKLANSSIAASSLSATREEFVRNMEKVRELIEMTRREEENVASNASAYHNGNGNDNNVNVNVNVNGNGNGNGNVNVNEQRRSTVESPPPPPVPPPPSSMHYPTPTTPPTQATHVQLTSLLLKRQESNDSHCSDSTQHSQCTAIHMASPPPTNEPPTPPIRQQQQQQPFAPPQQLSQQQQELSQPQLTQQPELELSAISQFAGETEAERIKKLRLLCTETLASMPYGEQMLEELASVAQNITEQQQQQQQQQKEQQQQQSSNNMPYPLPHLPHISELQLSLGAAKNDAWLGLPTQADPKLLVCLSPGQRALVEQQSSKQSAPDQLLDAHEKFVQRRGYHELSAEQVRAMDSEQLKLEQEQMLKTAAKMRELRKSLTPQPEEQPQQQPQQQLSPVPPPVPVKSAETAAKAKSNQGDDVSQLRSNSSSSSYQKVITSATSSFENKPTAADQQQQQSVSEKLPHSFDQRTSSSTEQQQQTRNSSYMSSNSSSNNKFPASMESELARMFPSIAQQGDIFDEQRKRFSNIEQSLKPAQTKRYSNIETSSFESKKRVENGQVVYDYSNSSREHQEEGEKPQATTATATANGKFPLKVHQIPVRLIEDEVDKAPPVPPPPAPANIMSATKLNGKPNTFIDDAQQQPQQQQQQLSTESNRNISRSEQQLKVNSSSSSNTYEEFRQRAKAAIEAIAQPSNSNNTQPSQPPLDNEKLFKDFDALSQQLNAELQTSRVQREQRDKSASLYDLSRLTQHTNNQSQQHLEQLQQRRHAHMQELEREIERSARSRQERLSSVPRSSEEQQPVEYRARRAESLCNLQQEPLQRPHSSAEHYRVQPQQQQQDDWSRYASDLGYSENIARPFAREVEICYQRQHQRQPLGIRAPRLSMSTNDLSSSSYDSYNAYGGARRHAPMLQQAPQQQRPHYASCYSMIERDPNPTYISTTSRRGVSPAPPAPVTPQPPAYDRQQRRASLPRELHEQQLKYILSKEEELKLEFERLQHERRRLMDEMQRAPTVLQAPPPRRDSYRPAPKLPTLSEDEVFRQQMAEEWMNKVAEREERRQHKIIKISKIEDEQQHATEEQANISDEFLNRVKERRHKLAMPADSDWESGAESQPNLSKSGQAAGSESSDVEAPSMRVLEGKAEANLRELPRHLREFAKFASSEQLEGGQGHVDRMEEQERSEMITDNSHSSASKKSSIVKTYKVSRLPPSVQAIAIKSERPRQQQQEQEQQKQQQRQPQPQPQPQPQSAAMPTMTPAMTAKLRIRPQKQTRFLLSPQQLQRQRQRRSWSESDLLKEIDNELQLAKGFLFANEHTQNTTMFAPKFKARAPTGSGVWTPKSQTPHGSSNDLANSCSSAAPTPPPPPSQPVWTPQPSPALSGRKEFRPVRFESPTLPRRYTALQQQQEQQQQQQPQTTTIPPWSYTNGATTTTLSSNNSDYAETDCSTQFGPVAPSASVSDKIKTFERSASTSELNRPFVRRQLSDNSRAVYRPNEVIYKVKHEYLSEPETEYDRPRKMAQLGRRQYEGIGPVTNDGMPIILRSEVQEPHQHEWYKRLYQTIHKQKNGDDYVIRYKCPRARPSYKSNGYVSEPEPNYDSDYSTLKYRTPNPLRVQSVSSAVNVRNLNQDDKLYGTMPNPIKSASNSYKNQPGRIENYTTGHSSVSEKEKKEASAAAVSFFVMCTQLSNCAPYHKKHINKPL; from the exons ATGCCAaataatcgtaatcgtaatcggaATCGTAATCGTAACAAGCGCAATAAGAATCAAAACGCAAATCAAACTAAACAGCAGGAGGAGCAACAGGAGGAGGAAATAGAGCAGCCAGCAACGAcaacttcatcatcatcatcattggcACCCGCTGACGATCATCAgcataatgataataatgtaAATTCTGGCAGCATTTCAAATGGGTCATCAACAGTCAGCAGCAACGATGTTGctgaccacaacaacagctctagcaacaacaacgcacagCAAGTGACAAGAGCAGCGCCAGTGAATCAGCCAGAAGAAGATCAGCCAAAAGATTTAGCTAAAGagacgcaacaacagcaacaacaacagcagccagtgAGTCAGCAACTGATTGATGAAAAAGCAGAGAGCAAAGCTGAGCAAGCGATTGtagttgcagctgcagagcAGCCAAAGGAGTTAAATcagcaaatagaaaataactCTGAAGAGCAGCTAAAGGAACTGCCAAGGGAAGAGGTGCAAAAGCAGCCAGAGGAAGCGGCACAtgagcagcaagagcaacagctaAAGGAAGCTACGCAAGAGCAGCCAGAGCGTCAGTCAAAAGAAGTAGCAGAAGAGCAACCAGAGCAGCAATCAGAGGAAGTGGCACAAGAGCAGCCAATTGCTGTGATAATAGAGAAGCAAGCAATCGCTGCAAATCAGCTAAATAATCAGCTCAATAATCAAGCTGagcatcagctgcagcagcaattaaATCAGCAAGCTATTGAGCAGAAAGAAAGCTGTCAATTAAATCAGTTGAGCAATCAGCAGCCAGTGGAGCAACTACCACAGCAGCCAGTAGAGCACATTGTGCCTGTGATCCTAGAAAAGGAGTGTAATCCATTTGAAGTGCAgtcagctgcagctgagcaacagttgcagcagccaACAGTGCATATAGTGCCAGTGTTTGTGGAAAAGACAGAAAGCTATACAAGTCAAAGTGCAGAACAAACTGTAGAGCAATCAAAGGAGCAGCCAAAAGAAGAGTTAAAGCAGCAACCTGTTGTTCACTTTATTCCTGTAACTATTGAGCAAGAAGTGataacaacaagcagcaacatgGGCGCCAAGCACTCGAAGCAGCAgcgtgagcagcagcagcaacaaaagcagttGCCagaactgcagcaacaacaaaaagagttgccgcaagagcagcaacaacagcagcagcaaacaccGAAAGCGCCTGGAAGTCCACGTCAAGCTAAAGTTATAGTACATCGCATAGTGCGTGAAGAAGTCGATGAAGTAGATGGAactcagcaacaacagcagcaacaacagcagcaacaacagcaacaacagcagcaacaacaacagcagcaacaacaacagcagcagcaaccacaattacaacagcaacagccattAGAATTCCAACATCAGCATGagcaactgccacagcaacagccgccGCTCGCCCCATCACAGCAATCACCCACACGCCAGCAACCAGCGCCAGCAACATTGCCGCAGCAGCGTAGCACGAAGGTGATAATCCATCAGATAAGAGTGGAAACAGACGAGGAGGAACGTGCGCGCAAAGGTAAGCCCACGATCGAAGAGATCAGCAGCaccacagcaacatcagcagcaggcacagcagcaaccacaatgcacagcaatagcaatggcaGCATACCGAGCAGCGGCACTTTGTCACCACCACCCAGATATCTGGTCGAATCCCCCTCACCCAAGACACCATCACAAGTGGCACAATTTGGCAGATTCGCTCGCGATGTGCAGATCCAAGAACTCGAACTGAACAGCGATTGCAGCTCAGGTGAATTCAATTTCTATGGCATGCAATCGCCGGTGGTGTGTGAGGTGGACTCGGAGGTGGAAGCAGAGCCTCTGACACCACAACTGCAACCGCAACCgcaaacaccaacaacagctgtGGCGACATTCTCGCCAGATGTGCCGTCCAACAGTCGAGCggagcaacaggagcagctgCGTCAGAGACGCGTCCAGAAACGTGTGGCACTTGAATCGCACTTTCTGCCGCAGCTGCTCAGTCCGCGCTATCTGGACAGCATACTGGAGGAGAATAGCGAAACCACAGCCTCAGGCCATGAGCTAGCCTTGAGTCGCAGCTCCTCCAACGATCAAAATCACACTCGAGCTGCTGCCAAGGCAAACGAATCGTTTCCTCGCAGTCAACTCGATTTCAGTCGTCGGCACAGACGTCGCGAGGAGCCGGTGGCTCTCATGCTGGAGACAAAGCTGCTCGATCAGCCCAGCGATCTGGAGAGCTGCACCCGACTCCAGAGCACACTGTCACCTCAGTCTGAGGATGCCGAACTTGTTTACCTCAGCTCCTCAGCCTCGAGCAGCGTCTCCGATCTAATGGAACTCGAACTGGAGCAAGCTGCCGCCTTGGCTGAACGTGCTCTCATCGATCTCGACACGGATGCCAGCAAACTGATCAATCGACCCAACGATCCTGACCGCTTCAGTCCAGCTACTACAGCGTCCACAACGGAACCGATCAGCTCAGCCAATGAAACGGAAACCGAGGGCGAATGCGAG GTCGAAACGGAAGTGGACACGGAAACGGAGACGAACGTTCAGTCGAGTCGGGAGAGCACACCTGTTAATGCTCATCGAGGCAACGAAGAGCGAACATTATCGCCATCGCCAGGCAGTTCGCTATCATCGCTGCTCAGTGCTGcgacgacgccgacgccaGCAGAGGCGCCAACAGCGACGCCCACgcgagagagagcaacaacagcagcagcagcagcaacatcgacaacatcgGCTGAGTCCAACGAATTTGGCCTGAACAAATTGGCCAACAGTTCAATTGCAGCGTCGTCGCTGTCGGCAACGCGCGAGGAATTTGTTCGCAATATGGAAAAAGTGCGCGAATTGATCGAAATGACGCGACGCGAAGAGGAAAACGTCGCGAGCAACGCAAGTGCTTACCACAACGGAAATGGTAATGATAATAACGTGAACGTAAACGTGAACGTGAAtggaaacggaaacggaaacgggAACGTAAACGTGAATGAGCAACGTAGGTCAACAGTAGaatcgccaccgccaccgcctgtGCCACCGCCACCCAGCAGCATGCACTATCCCACTCCCACCACCCCCCCAACACAGGCAACGCACGTGCAACTCACCTCGTTGCTGTTGAAGCGTCAGGAATCAAATGATTCGCATTGCTCCgacagcacacagcacagtCAATGCACTGCCATACACATGGCCTCGCCACCACCCACAAACGAACCACCCACGCCCCCAAtacgccagcaacagcagcagcaaccattcGCACCCCCACAGCAACTatcccaacaacaacaagaactatCCCAACCACAGCTAACACAGCAACCAGAATTGGAGCTTAGTGCAATCTCACAATTTGCAGGCGAAACGGAAGCGGAGCGTATCAAGAAACTGCGTCTGCTATGCACCGAGACCTTGGCCTCTATGCCCTATGGCGAGCAGATGCTTGAGGAGCTCGCCAGCGTTGCCCAAAACATAaccgaacagcaacaacaacagcagcagcaacaaaaggaacaacagcaacaacaatcgagcAACAACATGCCTTATCCTTTGCCACATTTGCCGCACATCAGCGAGTTGCAACTGTCGCTGGGCGCAGCCAAGAATGATGCCTGGCTGGGATTGCCGACGCAAGCGGATCCCAAGTTGTTGGTCTGTCTATCGCCCGGTCAGCGTGCTTTGGTCGAGCAGCAATCATCAAAGCAATCGGCGCCCGATCAGCTGCTGGATGCACATGAGAAATTCGTGCAGCGTCGCGGCTATCACGAGTTGAGCGCTGAACAGGTTCGAGCGATGGACAGCGAGCAACTGAAACTGGAGCAGGAGCAGATGCTGAAAACGGCGGCGAAAATGCGTGAATTGCGCAAGAGTTTGACGCCGCAGCCAGAagagcaaccacaacagcaaccacaacaacaattgtcgCCAGTGCCGCCGCCGGTGCCAGTGAAGAGCGCTGAGACCGCAGCGAAGGCAAAGAGCAACCAGGGCGATGACGTAAGCCAGCTGAgaagcaatagcagcagcagcagctatcAGAAGGTGATCACATCAGCGACATCatcatttgaaaataaaccGACAGCAGCtgatcagcaacagcaacagtcagTGTCCGAAAAGTTGCCTCACTCATTTGACCAGCGCACGTCCAGCAGcacagagcaacagcaacagactAGAAACAGCAGCTAcatgagcagcaacagcagcagcaacaacaaattcccAGCCAGCATGGAAAGCGAACTCGCACGCATGTTTCCAAGCATTGCGCAGCAAGGCGACATCTTTGATGAGCAACGCAAGCGTTTCTCCAACATCGAGCAGAGCTTGAAACCTGCGCAAACAAAACGTTACTCGAACATTGAAACGAGTTCGTTTGAGTCGAAGAAACGTGTGGAGAACGGACAAGTTGTCTACGattacagcaacagcagccgggAGCACCAAGAGGAAGGCGAGAAgccacaagcaacaacagcaacagcaacagcaaatggcaaattcCCATTGAAGGTGCATCAGATCCCAGTGCGTTTGATCGAAGATGAGGTGGATAAAGCGCCGCCAGTGCCACCGCCGCCGGCACCAGCAAATATTATGTCAGCTACCAAATTAAATGGCAAGCCAAACACTTTCATTGATGacgcacagcagcaaccacaacagcaacagcaacaactgagcACTGAGAGCAACCGCAACATCTCTCGCAGTGAGCAACAGCTCAAggtgaacagcagcagcagcagcaacacttaTGAGGAATTTCGGCAACGTGCCAAGGCAGCAATCGAAGCAATTGCTCagccaagcaacagcaacaacacgcaACCTTCGCAGCCGCCTTTGGACAATGAAAAGCTGTTCAAGGACTTTGATGCCTTGTCCCAGCAGCTCAATGCCGAACTGCAAACAAGTCGCGTCCAACGCGAGCAACGCGACAAATCCGCCTCGCTCTACGATCTCAGTCGCCTGACGCAGCACACCAACAACCAGAGCCAGCAGCATctcgagcagctgcagcagcgacgccaTGCGCACATGCAGGAGCTGGAGCGTGAAATCGAACGCTCCGCACGCTCCCGCCAGGAGCGTCTCTCCTCGGTGCCACGCAGCAGCGAGGAGCAACAGCCTGTGGAGTATCGTGCACGACGCGCCGAATCGCTCTGCAATCTGCAGCAGGAGCCGCTCCAACGTCCGCACAGCTCAGCGGAACATTATCGTgtgcaaccacagcaacagcaacaggatgATTGGTCGCGTTATGCCAGCGATTTGGGCTACTCGGAGAACATTGCGCGTCCGTTTGCACGCGAGGTGGAGATTTGCTATCAGCGGCAGCATCAAAGGCAACCGCTGGGAATACGCGCTCCCCGCTTGTCGATGAGCACCAACGATTTGTCGAGCAGTAGCTACGATAGCTACAATGCGTATGGCGGAGCGCGGAGGCATGCACCGATGTTGCAACAGGcgccgcagcaacagcgaccACATTACGCCAGCTGCTATTCGATGATCGAACGTGATCCGAATCCCACGTACATCAGCACCACCTCAAGGCGTGGCGTCTCCCCCGCCCCACCGGCACCTGTCACCCCGCAGCCGCCCGCTTACGATCGGCAGCAGAGACGCGCGAGCTTGCCACGCGAGTTGCACGAACAGCAGCTGAAGTACATACTCAGTAAGGAGGAGGAACTGAAGCTGGAGTTTGAGCGTTTGCAGCATGAACGCCGTCGCCTGATGGACGAGATGCAACGTGCCCCGACGGTGTTGCAAGCGCCGCCGCCACGTCGTGATAGCTATCGACCGGCGCCCAAGTTGCCCACGCTCAGCGAGGACGAAGTGTTCCGCCAGCAGATGGCCGAGGAGTGGATGAACAAGGTGGCGGAGCGTGAGGAGCGACGCCAGCACAAGATCATCAAGATCTCAAAGATCGAGGATGAGCAACAGCATGCCACCGAGGAGCAGGCGAACATCAGCGATGAGTTTCTCAATCGCGTCAAGGAACGTCGGCATAAGCTCGCAATGCCCGCAGACAGCGATTGGGAGAGTGGcgccgaatcgcaaccgaatctgAGCAAATCGGGTCAGGCGGCAGGCAGCGAATCGTCGGATGTGGAGGCGCCATCGATGCGTGTACTCGAGGGTAAGGCGGAGGCAAATCTGCGCGAGTTGCCGCGACATTTGCGCGAGTTTGCCAAGTTcgcgagcagcgagcagctcGAGGGCGGCCAAGGGCATGTGGATCGCATGGAGGAGCAGGAGCGCAGCGAGATGATCACGGACAATTCGCATAGCAGTGCCAGCAAGAAGTCGAGCATTGTGAAGACGTACAAGGTGTCCAGGCTGCCGCCTTCCGTACAGG CCATAGCAATTAAATCCGAGAGGCcgagacaacagcaacaagagcaagagcaacaaaagcagcagcagcgacagccgcagccgcagccgcaacCTCAGCCGCAGTCAGCAGCGATGCCAACGATGACGCCAGCGATGACTGcgaaattgcgtatacgaccCCAGAAACAGACGCGATTTCTGCTATCaccgcagcagctgcagcgacagagacagcgacgcAGCTGGTCGGAGAGTGATCTGCTCAAGGAGATCGACAACGAGCTGCAGCTGGCCAAGGGCTTTCTCTTTGCCAACG aacacacacaaaacacaacaatgtTTGCGCCCAAATTCAAAGCACGCGCACCAACTGGCTCAG GCGTCTGGACACCCAAAAGTCAAACACCGCACGGCTCCAGCAACGATCTGGCCAACAGCTGCTCCTCGGCAGCCCCCACACCACCGCCACCCCCCTCACAGCCCGTGTGGACGCCACAGCCATCGCCAGCGCTCAGCGGACGCAAGGAGTTTCGCCCCGTGCGTTTCGAGTCGCCCACCTTGCCACGTCGCTACACGgcactgcaacagcaacaagaacagcagcagcagcagcaaccacagacGACGACAATACCACCGTGGTCATATACAAACGGAGCCACAACCACAACTCTGAGCTCCAACAACTCGGATTACGCCGAAACCGATTGTTCCACTCAGTTTGGCCCAGTGGCGCCCTCTGCCAGCGTCTCCGATAAGATCAAAA CATTTGAACGCTCTGCTTCCACATCGGAGTTGAACAGGCCGTTTGTGCGTCGTCAGCTGTCAGACAATAGCCGAGCTGTTTACAGGCCCAATGAAGTCA TCTACAAAGTCAAGCACGAGTATTTGAGCGAACCGGAAACGGAATACGATCGTCCGCGCAAAATGGCGCAATTAGGTCGACGGCAATACGAAGGCATCGGTCCGGTGACCAACGATGGAATGCCCATAATACTTAGATCG GAGGTCCAGGAACCGCATCAGCATGAATGGTACAAGCGACTGTATCAGACCATACATAAGCAGAAGAATGGCG ACGATTACGTGATACGCTACAAGTGTCCCAGAG CTCGTCCATCGTATAAGAGCAATGGTTATGTGTCTGAACCTGAACCCAACTACGATTCCGATTACTCAACTCTAAAGTATCGCACACCGAATCCGCTACGTGTGCAGTCTGTATCCTCGGCTGTCAATGTGCGCAATCTAAATCAGGACGATAA ATTGTATGGTACTATGCCCAATCCGATAAAATCGGCATCGAATTCATACAAAAATCAACCCGGTCGCATTGAGAACTACACAACTGGACATTCGTCTGTGtcggagaaggagaagaaggaggCAAGTGCCGCAGCAGTGAGCTTTTTTGTCATGTGTACACAACTATCAAACTGCGCTCCCTACCACAAAAAGCATATCAATAAACCATTATAA